In the Paraflavitalea devenefica genome, one interval contains:
- a CDS encoding RNA polymerase sigma factor, which translates to METLIEMIKSKDHRKASHAFGQLFNDLHGPLVYYTYNLTKDLQESEDIVSVSFNKLWLLKENFESVYSMRAFLYVTSRNSAYDHNRYTSNTKRNIEVSVDDIEQHADRMADEDQQFEMMRSLIVSELYKEIDKLSPRLRSITKLIIMEEQTTRQVAQSLNISEQTVRNSLTKVRNLLRTRLLIKKLFLLVALFIRIYFL; encoded by the coding sequence ATGGAAACATTGATCGAAATGATCAAAAGCAAGGATCATCGAAAAGCATCCCATGCTTTCGGGCAGTTGTTTAATGATTTACATGGCCCCCTGGTCTATTACACGTATAACCTTACCAAGGACCTGCAGGAGTCGGAAGACATCGTTTCTGTATCCTTCAATAAACTCTGGTTGCTGAAAGAAAATTTTGAGTCGGTATACAGCATGCGGGCTTTCCTATATGTAACTTCCCGGAACTCCGCCTATGATCATAACAGGTATACCAGTAATACCAAAAGAAATATTGAAGTTTCCGTTGATGATATTGAGCAACATGCTGATCGAATGGCTGATGAAGACCAGCAATTCGAAATGATGCGTTCCCTTATTGTAAGCGAACTCTACAAAGAAATTGATAAACTATCCCCACGCCTGCGATCCATTACAAAGCTCATTATTATGGAGGAGCAAACTACCAGGCAGGTGGCCCAATCCCTGAATATATCTGAGCAGACGGTAAGAAATAGTTTGACGAAAGTGCGCAATTTGTTACGGACACGACTGCTTATAAAAAAGTTATTCCTCCTGGTCGCCCTGTTTATCCGAATTTATTTTTTATAA